Proteins encoded within one genomic window of Kibdelosporangium phytohabitans:
- a CDS encoding tyrosine-type recombinase/integrase, with the protein MQPATRPRRTRPRGHIDTLPSGSLRIRIYSGTDPITRRPHYLSATIPAGPTAEHQAQRVLQRFIDQIDQHHQRRASATLTDLINEHIDKLHAAVTTKTGYHGSHRNHIKPLIGDRAIDAITPETLDALYATLARCRQHCTTQPPQAPRQPRDPDHHCRPLSAASIRKVHYLISGAYRTARRWQWTTTNPTALAKPPTKPRPHPQPPHPAEVTRILTHLWTEPDPLLGVLTWTAITTGTRRGELSALRENDFDAHRHVLHIHASIAHDGPNLIEKDTKLHQHRRIGLDPDTTNLIAAYLNHRRHHAATHGITLVPNAFLFSTAPDGSTCIAPNTLSQRFRRLTTRLRIRTTLHKLRHYNATELILAGVNLRTVASRLGHADAAMTLNTYTAWINEADQRATTLLVNRLPLRLTIAPQPPPPPTSPYRAIAHDLRTAITNGTYPPGTHLPNLHTLATQYHCAPSTAHRAITQLTHDNLVHTTPGHPTTITNNPPTTTPPPTPIPQLVPTHISTQTPARQPLPRHTPLRRRPPRHVAGHTHKGHSEKQNRH; encoded by the coding sequence ATGCAACCAGCCACCCGACCCCGCAGGACCCGTCCCCGTGGCCACATCGACACCCTGCCCAGTGGATCGCTACGGATACGCATCTACTCCGGAACCGACCCGATCACCCGTAGACCCCACTATCTATCGGCGACGATCCCCGCAGGCCCGACCGCCGAACACCAGGCGCAACGAGTTCTCCAGCGATTCATCGACCAAATCGACCAACACCACCAGCGCCGCGCCAGCGCGACCCTCACCGACCTGATCAACGAACACATCGACAAACTGCACGCGGCGGTCACCACCAAGACCGGCTACCACGGATCGCACCGCAACCACATCAAGCCACTGATCGGCGACCGCGCCATCGACGCGATCACGCCAGAAACACTCGACGCGCTCTACGCCACCCTCGCCCGCTGCCGCCAGCACTGCACCACACAACCACCCCAAGCCCCACGGCAGCCTCGCGATCCAGACCACCACTGCCGGCCCCTGTCCGCCGCGAGCATCCGCAAAGTCCACTACCTCATCAGCGGCGCCTACCGAACCGCCCGACGCTGGCAGTGGACCACCACCAACCCGACAGCGCTGGCCAAACCACCAACCAAACCACGCCCCCACCCACAACCACCCCACCCCGCCGAGGTCACCCGCATCCTCACCCACCTCTGGACCGAACCCGACCCACTCCTCGGCGTCCTCACCTGGACCGCCATCACCACCGGCACCCGCCGCGGCGAACTCTCCGCCCTACGCGAGAACGACTTCGACGCCCACCGCCACGTCCTACACATCCACGCCAGCATCGCCCACGACGGCCCCAACCTCATCGAGAAAGACACCAAACTCCACCAACACCGCCGCATCGGCCTCGACCCCGACACCACCAACCTCATCGCGGCCTACCTCAACCACCGCCGCCACCACGCCGCCACCCACGGCATCACCCTCGTCCCCAACGCTTTTCTGTTCTCCACCGCACCTGACGGATCAACCTGCATCGCACCCAACACCCTCAGCCAACGCTTCCGCCGACTCACCACCCGCCTGAGAATCCGCACCACACTGCACAAACTCCGCCACTACAACGCCACCGAACTCATCCTCGCCGGCGTCAACCTCCGCACCGTCGCCAGCCGACTCGGCCACGCCGACGCCGCCATGACCCTCAACACCTACACCGCCTGGATCAACGAAGCCGACCAACGCGCCACCACACTCCTCGTCAACCGCCTACCACTACGCCTCACCATCGCACCGCAACCACCCCCACCACCCACCAGCCCATACCGGGCAATCGCCCACGACCTGCGCACCGCCATTACCAACGGCACCTACCCACCCGGGACCCACCTACCCAACCTCCACACCCTCGCCACCCAATACCACTGCGCCCCCAGCACCGCCCACCGCGCCATCACCCAACTCACCCACGACAACCTCGTCCACACCACACCCGGACACCCCACCACCATCACCAACAACCCACCCACCACCACACCACCACCAACACCCATCCCCCAACTCGTACCAACCCACATATCCACTCAAACACCTGCCCGCCAACCACTCCCTCGCCATACACCACTCCGACGCCGACCGCCTCGCCACGTCGCCGGCCACACCCACAAAGGACACAGCGAAAAACAGAACCGGCACTAA